A genomic region of Thermodesulfobium narugense DSM 14796 contains the following coding sequences:
- a CDS encoding M24 family metallopeptidase yields the protein MTSPYKDRQAKLSSEIEKRGAQGFISTSVADMLYLTGFSGEGLIFFLPEEKPYIITDGRYVEEAMKLKDIKLVQVKPGNGYIKTFCMLIDKPISLFCGKDFPFKYAEYIRKNSSFGLFDADDLTCEIRRSKSKEEITLLKKAAELSCTIFYKVKDMLKAGITEKKVAAMIVSESLEHADGVSFDPIVAFGANSSIPHYRPQGIELNKKDIVLIDMGVKFSGYCGDITRTFIFNGEDSLFFERYQLLFKAREKAISSIAENVELSVPEKIVREFLGDEAKYFIHSLGHGLGLEIHEKPVLTSVNEINHIKNFMEGDVFTIEPGLYYPGWGGIRIEDDFVIEDGIVKKITF from the coding sequence ATGACTTCTCCCTATAAAGATAGACAGGCAAAATTATCAAGTGAAATAGAAAAAAGAGGAGCACAGGGTTTTATTAGCACTTCTGTGGCAGATATGCTTTATCTGACTGGTTTTTCAGGAGAAGGATTGATTTTTTTTCTTCCAGAAGAAAAGCCATATATTATCACTGATGGAAGATATGTAGAAGAAGCTATGAAATTAAAAGATATAAAATTAGTTCAGGTGAAACCAGGAAATGGATATATAAAGACGTTTTGTATGCTAATAGACAAACCTATATCACTTTTTTGTGGCAAGGACTTTCCTTTTAAATATGCTGAATATATAAGGAAAAATTCATCCTTTGGGCTTTTTGATGCAGACGATTTGACCTGTGAAATAAGAAGAAGTAAGTCTAAAGAAGAGATAACTCTTTTGAAAAAAGCTGCAGAACTTTCTTGTACTATTTTTTATAAAGTTAAAGATATGCTGAAAGCTGGCATTACGGAAAAAAAAGTTGCAGCTATGATTGTTTCAGAATCACTTGAGCATGCAGATGGAGTTTCTTTCGATCCTATTGTGGCTTTTGGCGCTAATTCGTCTATTCCTCATTATAGACCCCAAGGCATAGAGTTAAATAAAAAAGACATAGTTCTGATAGATATGGGTGTGAAATTTTCTGGATATTGTGGCGATATAACAAGGACTTTTATTTTCAATGGCGAAGATAGCCTTTTTTTTGAGCGCTATCAGTTGCTTTTTAAGGCCAGAGAGAAGGCCATTAGTTCAATAGCTGAGAATGTAGAGCTGTCTGTTCCTGAAAAAATTGTAAGGGAATTTCTTGGAGATGAAGCAAAATATTTTATCCATAGCCTTGGGCATGGTTTGGGTCTTGAAATTCATGAAAAACCTGTTTTAACTTCTGTAAACGAAATTAATCATATTAAAAATTTTATGGAAGGAGATGTTTTTACTATAGAGCCAGGCCTATATTATCCTGGCTGGGGTGGGATAAGAATTGAAGATGATTTTGTCATTGAAGATGGGATTGTAAAAAAGATTACCTTCTAA
- the lptB gene encoding LPS export ABC transporter ATP-binding protein — protein MLIRSENLVKKYNKLFAVNDVSIKIGKGEVVGLLGPNGAGKTTTFYMIVGLTKPTSGSIYKDDLNITRFPIHKRASFGIAYLPQEPSVFRKLNVYENLSLILSVSGKKVDKKKIRKILDEFGISNIARKRCELLSGGEARKVEIARSMILDPDFLLLDEPFSGIDPKSVSEMREMIVNLRKRGIGVLLTDHNVRDALKIIDRAYIISKGSILFSGSPREITEHIGVRKEFLGNDFSL, from the coding sequence ATATTGATTAGATCTGAAAACCTTGTCAAAAAATATAACAAGTTATTTGCTGTAAATGATGTTAGTATAAAGATAGGAAAGGGTGAGGTGGTTGGGCTTCTTGGTCCTAACGGGGCAGGGAAGACTACTACTTTCTATATGATAGTAGGTTTGACTAAACCTACTTCTGGATCAATATACAAAGACGATTTAAATATTACCAGGTTCCCTATTCACAAAAGAGCAAGTTTTGGAATTGCTTATCTTCCTCAGGAGCCATCAGTTTTTAGAAAGTTAAACGTTTATGAAAACCTTTCTTTAATCTTAAGCGTTTCAGGGAAGAAAGTGGACAAAAAGAAAATTAGGAAAATTTTGGACGAATTTGGAATATCTAATATAGCAAGAAAAAGATGTGAGCTTTTATCAGGAGGAGAAGCAAGGAAGGTTGAAATTGCTAGAAGTATGATACTAGATCCTGATTTTTTGCTCCTTGATGAACCTTTTTCTGGCATAGATCCTAAATCCGTTTCAGAAATGAGAGAGATGATAGTTAACTTGAGAAAAAGAGGGATTGGAGTTCTTTTGACTGACCATAACGTTCGCGATGCCTTAAAAATTATTGATAGGGCATACATTATTTCTAAAGGAAGCATATTATTTTCTGGAAGTCCAAGAGAGATAACAGAACACATTGGAGTAAGAAAGGAATTTTTGGGAAATGACTTCTCCCTATAA
- a CDS encoding 5-oxoprolinase subunit C family protein translates to MTAKVEVVESKFHAIIQGNPRLGYKSFGVPESGPVDPFTSVLANLLLDNDPYAPLLEITQGGFEFLVHKDTYIAISGADLNATLLRGGKSVAIPTGIPIRLLDKDKIVFNGSNKGFRCWCAFCGGINVSPILSSTSTLETSNLGGIFGRRLLKGDVFEVKNDTQPKNKILLPLLNIENKETVCLRVVKGSQYDKFSKDDVDKFFNNSYRVLSNSNRIGIRLSYADKKIKPIKGFNILSDPSPLGAVQITTDGTPIILLQDRGTVGGYPKIATVIKADLIKVAQLKPHQLVNFKLVSIEDAINEYYNVLKLMEKSVLEISVNFIINYIKLFKEYDISYFGYNFKNFNFLLRRD, encoded by the coding sequence TTGACTGCGAAAGTTGAAGTTGTAGAGTCTAAATTCCACGCAATTATTCAAGGCAATCCAAGGCTGGGTTACAAATCTTTTGGAGTACCAGAAAGTGGACCTGTAGATCCCTTTACCTCTGTGCTTGCAAACTTGTTGTTAGATAACGATCCTTATGCGCCTTTATTAGAAATTACTCAGGGGGGCTTTGAATTTTTGGTTCATAAAGATACTTATATTGCTATTTCGGGAGCAGATCTGAATGCGACCTTATTAAGAGGGGGTAAGTCCGTTGCAATACCGACAGGAATACCTATTAGGCTTTTGGATAAGGATAAAATTGTGTTTAATGGTTCAAATAAAGGTTTTAGGTGCTGGTGTGCTTTTTGTGGTGGAATAAACGTTTCTCCTATACTTTCTAGCACATCAACTCTTGAAACGTCTAACTTAGGTGGCATATTTGGTAGGAGATTATTAAAAGGAGATGTATTTGAAGTCAAAAACGACACTCAGCCGAAAAACAAGATTCTTTTGCCATTGTTAAATATTGAAAACAAAGAAACTGTTTGTTTAAGAGTTGTAAAGGGTTCGCAATACGATAAATTTTCAAAGGATGATGTAGATAAATTTTTTAATAATTCTTATAGAGTGCTTTCAAACAGTAATAGAATTGGAATCAGACTCTCTTATGCTGATAAAAAAATCAAACCTATTAAGGGATTTAATATTCTGTCTGATCCTAGTCCACTTGGGGCTGTTCAAATTACAACTGATGGAACTCCAATAATTCTTTTGCAGGATAGAGGTACTGTTGGAGGTTATCCTAAGATTGCTACTGTAATTAAGGCTGATTTAATTAAAGTGGCTCAATTAAAACCGCATCAATTAGTAAATTTTAAGTTAGTAAGCATTGAAGATGCTATAAATGAATATTATAATGTATTGAAATTGATGGAGAAATCAGTATTGGAAATAAGTGTGAATTTTATAATAAACTATATAAAGTTATTTAAGGAATATGATATAAGCTATTTTGGATATAATTTTAAAAACTTTAATTTTTTGTTAAGACGAGACTAA
- the pxpB gene encoding 5-oxoprolinase subunit PxpB, producing the protein MGIEAKFSFVSESSLLIEISDKIDYEISEKINALSLALKKLDIIDITISYSSLLVDFDPLRHNFDEFMSEVKAIYNLTMLSFSTTNKEPNIREVFVKFGGQFGPDLKYVAEFHGISEEEVIEEFTSKIYKVFMLGFTPGFAYMGILSDRIATPRLPVPRLVVEAGSVGIAGNQTGIYPTRSPGGWRIIGRTEQVMFSPEKEDPFFLKPSDYVRFIRIDCES; encoded by the coding sequence TTGGGTATAGAGGCAAAATTTTCCTTTGTTTCAGAAAGTTCGTTACTGATTGAGATCTCAGACAAGATTGATTATGAGATATCTGAAAAAATAAATGCCCTTTCTTTGGCATTGAAAAAATTAGACATTATAGATATAACTATATCTTACTCGAGTTTATTAGTTGATTTTGATCCATTAAGACACAATTTTGATGAGTTTATGTCTGAAGTAAAAGCAATTTATAATCTTACAATGTTGAGTTTTTCTACAACTAATAAAGAGCCAAACATACGTGAGGTTTTCGTGAAATTTGGAGGTCAATTTGGCCCGGATCTTAAATATGTGGCAGAGTTTCATGGTATTTCCGAAGAAGAGGTAATAGAAGAATTTACTTCGAAGATCTATAAAGTATTTATGTTAGGTTTTACGCCTGGCTTTGCATATATGGGGATTTTGTCTGATCGAATTGCAACTCCAAGGTTACCTGTTCCAAGATTAGTTGTAGAGGCAGGTTCTGTGGGGATTGCAGGGAATCAAACTGGAATATATCCTACAAGATCTCCTGGAGGTTGGCGAATTATTGGCAGGACTGAACAGGTAATGTTTTCTCCTGAAAAAGAAGATCCGTTTTTCTTAAAACCGTCGGATTATGTAAGGTTTATCAGAATTGACTGCGAAAGTTGA
- a CDS encoding 5-oxoprolinase subunit PxpA, protein MLVDLNSDVGESFGVYKYGSTEIIGFVSSINVACGMHAGDPMVMLKTVEMAGKNNVAIGAHPGYPDLIGFGRREFHMSKDELYAYTLYQIGSLYSFLRAKKLDMQHVKPHGSLYNKIAKDKDEAYAFLSAVRDFSKDLLVFLPPGSKSEEVALDIGLKVVREGFLDRAYNSDGSLVARNIPGAVLKDEDFVAKRAVDMIVNKSVKTIDNKTISVDFQTFCVHSDTPGAENFVKKLLKVFSDNNISIKSARDWV, encoded by the coding sequence ATGTTAGTAGATCTAAATAGCGATGTTGGTGAGAGTTTTGGAGTTTATAAATATGGTAGTACTGAAATAATAGGTTTTGTTAGTTCAATAAATGTTGCTTGTGGAATGCATGCAGGAGATCCAATGGTAATGTTAAAGACAGTCGAAATGGCAGGAAAAAATAACGTAGCAATTGGAGCTCATCCTGGATATCCTGATTTGATTGGCTTTGGAAGAAGGGAATTTCATATGTCGAAAGACGAGCTATATGCATATACCTTATATCAAATTGGCTCTCTTTATTCCTTTCTACGTGCAAAAAAACTGGATATGCAGCATGTAAAGCCGCACGGCTCTCTTTACAACAAAATAGCTAAAGATAAGGATGAAGCATACGCCTTTTTATCGGCTGTTAGAGATTTTTCAAAAGATTTATTAGTTTTTTTGCCTCCTGGTTCAAAATCTGAAGAGGTTGCTCTGGATATTGGCTTAAAGGTTGTAAGGGAAGGTTTTTTGGATAGAGCTTATAATTCAGACGGCAGTCTTGTTGCTAGAAATATTCCAGGAGCTGTCTTAAAAGACGAAGATTTTGTAGCGAAAAGGGCAGTAGATATGATCGTGAATAAATCTGTAAAAACAATTGATAATAAGACAATTTCTGTTGATTTTCAAACATTTTGCGTTCATTCAGATACTCCAGGAGCAGAAAATTTTGTGAAAAAGTTATTAAAGGTCTTTTCAGATAACAATATTTCAATTAAGAGTGCAAGAGATTGGGTATAG
- the serS gene encoding serine--tRNA ligase — MLDIRFLREDFEILKDSLAKRGVKLNFSLDDLRELDLKLKNLRNEISNLREAQNKLSKEISVLKKNKEDATELVEKSRSIGDEISKLAENERGLDSQFKTMWYQLPNILLPDVPFGTDETQNVVVNYFGKPKEFDFEILPHWDLGKTLGLLDIERAGKVTGSRFSFHVGLGARLVRALLNFMMDMHRSDGFVELWPPYLVNEASMYGTGQLPKFRDELFKCADDPYFLIPTAEVPVTNFFRDEILSDDSLPIRFCAYSACFRREAGSYGKDVRGIIRQHQFDKVELVVFCRPEDSMNELSIITEQAQKVLKQLKLPYRVIELCSGDLGFGSAKTYDIEVYMAYSKNYREISSCSNFTDFQARRANIRYKPKGGKTRYVHTLNGSGLAIGRTLAAIYEYYQDKDGCLIVPDVLVPYIGMERIEPKKC; from the coding sequence ATGCTTGATATTAGGTTTTTAAGGGAAGATTTTGAAATTTTAAAGGACTCTTTAGCAAAAAGAGGGGTAAAATTAAACTTTAGTCTTGATGATTTAAGGGAACTTGACTTGAAACTAAAAAATCTAAGAAATGAAATATCTAACCTTAGAGAGGCTCAAAATAAATTATCTAAAGAGATTTCAGTTCTTAAAAAGAATAAAGAAGATGCAACTGAGCTTGTTGAAAAATCTAGAAGTATAGGAGATGAGATTTCGAAACTTGCAGAAAACGAGAGGGGTTTAGATTCTCAATTCAAAACCATGTGGTATCAACTGCCAAATATACTCTTGCCAGATGTACCGTTTGGTACTGATGAGACACAAAACGTTGTGGTTAATTATTTCGGTAAACCTAAAGAATTTGACTTTGAAATTTTGCCACACTGGGATTTGGGCAAAACACTTGGTTTACTTGATATTGAAAGGGCGGGAAAGGTTACTGGGTCAAGGTTTTCCTTTCATGTAGGTTTGGGGGCAAGGCTTGTAAGAGCTCTGTTAAACTTTATGATGGATATGCACAGATCTGATGGTTTTGTTGAATTGTGGCCTCCATACCTTGTCAATGAAGCTTCGATGTATGGAACGGGACAGTTGCCAAAATTTAGGGATGAGCTTTTTAAATGTGCAGACGATCCGTATTTTCTTATACCTACCGCAGAGGTTCCTGTGACTAATTTTTTTAGAGATGAAATTTTGTCTGATGATTCTTTACCGATAAGGTTTTGTGCATATTCGGCATGTTTTAGAAGAGAAGCAGGTTCCTATGGAAAGGATGTTAGAGGGATAATTAGACAACATCAATTCGATAAGGTTGAGTTGGTTGTCTTTTGTAGACCAGAAGACTCTATGAACGAATTAAGCATTATAACCGAGCAAGCACAAAAAGTTTTAAAACAGCTAAAATTGCCATATAGAGTCATTGAACTTTGTAGTGGAGATTTGGGTTTTGGTTCTGCTAAAACATATGATATTGAAGTATATATGGCATATTCTAAAAATTATAGAGAAATTTCTTCTTGTAGCAATTTTACTGACTTTCAAGCGAGAAGAGCAAATATACGCTATAAGCCCAAAGGTGGCAAAACTAGGTATGTCCACACATTAAATGGTTCGGGTCTTGCAATTGGCAGAACTCTTGCAGCGATTTATGAATATTATCAGGATAAAGATGGTTGTTTGATTGTACCAGATGTGCTGGTTCCTTATATTGGTATGGAGAGGATTGAGCCTAAAAAATGTTAG
- the pheA gene encoding prephenate dehydratase encodes MKVGYLGPKGSYSGEALFKLNSLVDFEAIEISDFSTIFDMLQNRSLDYAIVPVENSIEGPVGIVLELMLKHDFVIQEETVLQIQNSLMALPNVRLSSIEKVLSHPQPLSQCKNMIAKLLPYAKVISCSSTAEAARLASLDPKSAAIGSPKNAELYKLEIILNSISDEEYNFTRFFLLGRTNRSRTGCDKTSIACSTYRDRPGALFSILSEFAFRKINLTKIESRPSKRVLGDYIFFIDMIGHREDLHVKEALSALVDKTSFIKIFGSYPAFQEKNNQGVRNA; translated from the coding sequence ATGAAAGTCGGATATCTAGGCCCAAAGGGTTCATATTCAGGTGAAGCCTTGTTTAAACTAAATTCTCTGGTTGATTTTGAAGCAATCGAAATTTCTGACTTCAGTACTATTTTTGATATGCTCCAAAATAGGAGTCTCGATTATGCAATTGTTCCAGTAGAAAATTCAATCGAAGGACCAGTTGGCATAGTTCTTGAACTAATGCTTAAGCACGATTTTGTAATTCAAGAAGAAACTGTACTGCAAATTCAAAATTCCTTGATGGCTCTTCCTAACGTTAGACTTAGCTCTATTGAAAAGGTTCTTTCACATCCTCAGCCTCTATCCCAATGCAAAAACATGATAGCAAAATTATTGCCTTATGCTAAGGTAATTAGTTGTTCATCGACAGCTGAAGCTGCAAGGCTAGCTTCTTTGGATCCAAAATCTGCTGCAATAGGATCTCCGAAAAATGCTGAGCTATATAAACTTGAAATTATTTTGAACAGCATTTCAGACGAGGAGTATAACTTTACTAGATTTTTTTTGTTGGGGAGAACAAATCGTTCAAGGACTGGTTGCGATAAAACTAGCATAGCATGTTCTACGTATAGAGATAGACCAGGAGCTCTATTTTCAATACTTTCTGAATTCGCTTTCAGGAAAATTAATCTTACAAAAATTGAATCAAGACCTAGCAAAAGAGTTCTTGGAGATTATATATTTTTCATAGATATGATAGGACATAGAGAAGACTTACATGTAAAGGAGGCTCTTTCAGCTCTCGTAGATAAGACTTCTTTTATAAAAATTTTTGGCAGTTATCCAGCTTTTCAAGAAAAAAATAATCAAGGAGTTAGAAATGCTTGA
- a CDS encoding MFS transporter, which produces MSNNFCNFIPAPLKQLNFSLYFWGQGISLVGSWIQSAALSWLVYKITSSTSALGLLTFSAQVPMAIFTLLGGDIADTFQKKKILYITQTAFTFVALLMFLATIEHANFWFFILLTSISGFIAAFDMPTRQAFVVELVSNKEDLPQAIALNSGMFNAARIIGPSIAGFLVALFGEAICFLINAVSFLAVLTSLFFIKTKKGENLTKRVRVNFKEAYNFTINSKEILMSITILSMAGFLGISYMVLLPAIAKIILNTNVQGYGLLMGSSGLGSLVAALFLGTRKNTSNLINIIKRSSLLLSVSLIGIAMFQNFICSMIFLFLSGFGLISLAVTTNTLIQVKTPNNIRGKMMSIYSLSFIGLSPFGALVIGFLSNSIGIESTLILCGFTLLLADIFIFKL; this is translated from the coding sequence TTGTCTAATAATTTTTGTAATTTTATTCCAGCCCCTTTAAAACAACTTAATTTTAGCTTGTATTTTTGGGGGCAAGGGATATCATTAGTTGGAAGTTGGATCCAAAGCGCTGCACTTTCATGGCTTGTTTATAAAATAACCTCATCAACATCAGCTCTTGGCCTTTTAACCTTTTCCGCTCAAGTTCCAATGGCAATATTTACACTTTTAGGCGGTGACATAGCTGATACTTTTCAAAAGAAGAAAATATTGTATATCACACAAACAGCTTTCACATTTGTAGCCCTTTTAATGTTCTTAGCTACCATCGAACACGCAAATTTTTGGTTTTTTATTTTGCTTACAAGCATATCTGGCTTTATAGCTGCTTTTGACATGCCAACAAGACAAGCTTTTGTAGTAGAACTAGTTAGCAACAAAGAAGATTTACCACAAGCTATAGCACTTAATTCTGGAATGTTTAATGCAGCAAGAATAATAGGACCAAGTATAGCTGGATTTTTGGTAGCTCTTTTTGGGGAAGCAATTTGTTTCTTGATAAACGCAGTCTCATTTCTTGCAGTCCTTACCTCACTTTTTTTTATAAAAACAAAAAAGGGAGAGAATTTAACCAAAAGAGTAAGAGTAAACTTTAAAGAAGCATACAATTTTACAATTAATAGCAAGGAAATACTTATGTCAATAACTATACTTTCAATGGCTGGCTTTCTTGGGATATCTTATATGGTTCTTTTGCCTGCTATTGCAAAAATAATCTTAAACACCAACGTTCAAGGTTACGGACTCCTAATGGGGTCTTCTGGATTGGGATCTCTAGTTGCAGCGCTTTTTTTGGGAACGAGAAAAAATACATCCAACCTTATAAACATTATAAAGCGTTCTTCGCTCCTCTTATCTGTCAGCCTAATAGGCATAGCTATGTTTCAAAACTTTATTTGCAGTATGATCTTCCTCTTTTTATCCGGATTTGGTCTAATATCCTTAGCAGTCACAACAAATACTCTGATTCAAGTAAAAACGCCCAATAACATTCGTGGAAAAATGATGAGCATTTATTCGCTTTCATTCATAGGTCTATCTCCCTTTGGTGCACTTGTTATTGGTTTCCTTTCAAATTCTATAGGTATAGAATCAACTTTAATACTTTGTGGATTCACTCTTCTTTTAGCTGACATCTTCATTTTTAAACTTTAA
- a CDS encoding DUF5320 domain-containing protein, producing the protein MKVALSVHNEIIAPVFDSSNNIEIIEINDGEIISRKVYKIDLADIFSFFLRNSVDLIICGAITKQLEFQLSALSRVISFICGNKEEIISALLKNKNFSNFLMPGCKRNRFRGHFLKNYISKGVNKMPRGDGTGPLGQGPIGSGLGRGRGRMGGQGFGPGGECVCPNCGTRIPHKPGVPCVQEKCPKCGTMMIRG; encoded by the coding sequence TTGAAAGTTGCATTGTCCGTGCACAACGAAATTATTGCTCCTGTTTTCGATTCATCAAACAACATAGAAATTATCGAAATTAATGACGGCGAAATTATTAGCAGAAAGGTATACAAAATTGATCTGGCAGATATTTTTAGTTTTTTTCTGAGAAATAGTGTTGATTTAATTATCTGCGGAGCAATCACTAAACAACTTGAATTTCAACTATCAGCACTATCCAGAGTTATTTCATTTATATGTGGAAACAAAGAAGAAATTATTTCAGCACTTTTGAAAAATAAAAATTTTAGCAACTTTTTAATGCCAGGATGCAAAAGAAACAGATTTAGGGGTCATTTTCTAAAAAATTATATTTCAAAAGGAGTGAACAAAATGCCAAGAGGCGATGGAACAGGACCATTAGGACAGGGGCCAATAGGCTCTGGACTAGGTAGAGGAAGAGGCCGCATGGGAGGACAGGGCTTTGGACCTGGAGGAGAGTGCGTGTGCCCAAACTGTGGAACAAGAATTCCTCATAAACCAGGGGTACCATGTGTACAGGAAAAGTGTCCAAAATGTGGAACAATGATGATTAGAGGTTAA
- a CDS encoding DUF5320 domain-containing protein — protein sequence MPRGDGTGPLGLGPMTGRGLGYCSGNTLPGFVAAGYGIGRRFFGRGRRFFGRGFGWFGWPIFNAYNNPEAEKSILQNQLSALENTIEAIKNRLNAIEKEKE from the coding sequence ATGCCAAGAGGCGATGGAACAGGACCATTAGGACTGGGGCCAATGACGGGCAGAGGTCTTGGATATTGCTCTGGAAACACTTTACCAGGGTTTGTTGCAGCAGGATATGGGATTGGAAGAAGATTTTTTGGTCGCGGCAGAAGATTTTTTGGCAGAGGATTTGGTTGGTTTGGCTGGCCAATATTTAACGCATATAATAATCCAGAAGCAGAAAAGAGTATTTTGCAAAATCAACTAAGCGCCCTTGAAAACACTATAGAAGCTATAAAGAATAGACTAAACGCCATAGAAAAAGAAAAGGAGTAA
- a CDS encoding NifB/NifX family molybdenum-iron cluster-binding protein — protein sequence MKVAFTSQGNSLDSQFDERFGRAMYFIIYDTDTNETKVLENMAGVESGHGAGISAAKKLVDAKVDAVVTGNCGPNAFYVLSENNIKIYLSNAKTVKEAIEDFKNKKLEIANSPTKGGHWR from the coding sequence ATGAAAGTTGCCTTTACATCACAAGGAAATAGTTTAGACTCACAATTTGATGAAAGATTCGGAAGAGCAATGTATTTTATAATTTATGATACAGATACTAATGAAACTAAGGTCTTAGAGAATATGGCAGGAGTAGAATCTGGTCATGGAGCAGGAATTAGTGCAGCCAAGAAGTTAGTTGACGCTAAAGTTGATGCAGTGGTTACTGGAAATTGTGGACCGAATGCTTTTTACGTTTTATCTGAAAACAACATTAAAATCTATCTATCGAATGCAAAAACTGTTAAAGAAGCTATAGAAGACTTTAAAAATAAAAAACTTGAAATAGCAAACTCACCTACAAAGGGCGGACATTGGAGATGA
- a CDS encoding nucleotide-binding protein produces the protein MTIAVASGKGGTGKTTIATNLAVIASEKYDRVTLLDCDVEEPNSHIFINGEKVNEEIVNVKIPEVDESLCTECGACSDFCQYNAIVSLKGKPVVFKEMCHSCGGCSLVCQPKAIHEVDHRIGVINFYKSGKISLIEGLLDVGSPLSPPLIGAVKKHENKEELNIIDAPPGTSCPVIEAIRDADYIILVTEPTPFGLNDLILAVEVSRKLNKRFAVAINRVGSGDDRVHKYCKKENIPIILEIPDDRKIAELYSNGKIILGNLPEYKKSFEEVLEKIGMVIQNEQ, from the coding sequence ATGACAATAGCTGTTGCATCAGGGAAAGGCGGTACAGGCAAGACTACAATTGCAACCAACCTTGCAGTAATAGCATCCGAAAAATACGATCGGGTAACTTTATTGGATTGTGACGTAGAAGAGCCAAACTCTCATATTTTTATAAACGGAGAAAAAGTTAATGAAGAAATTGTAAACGTAAAAATTCCTGAGGTTGATGAAAGTCTTTGTACTGAATGTGGAGCATGTAGCGATTTCTGTCAATATAACGCTATAGTATCCCTCAAAGGCAAGCCAGTTGTTTTTAAAGAAATGTGCCATTCCTGTGGCGGATGTTCCCTTGTCTGCCAGCCAAAAGCTATACACGAGGTCGATCACAGGATCGGAGTGATCAATTTTTATAAATCAGGAAAAATAAGTCTTATCGAAGGCCTCTTAGACGTTGGAAGTCCACTAAGCCCTCCTTTAATTGGGGCGGTAAAAAAACATGAGAACAAGGAGGAGCTAAACATAATTGATGCGCCTCCGGGAACGTCTTGCCCAGTAATAGAGGCAATAAGGGATGCAGATTACATCATTCTTGTAACAGAACCAACCCCCTTTGGTCTAAACGACTTGATTTTAGCAGTTGAGGTTTCGCGAAAGCTCAATAAAAGATTTGCTGTCGCGATAAACAGAGTAGGTTCAGGCGATGATAGAGTACACAAATATTGTAAAAAAGAAAACATCCCAATCATATTAGAAATTCCAGACGATAGAAAAATAGCAGAATTGTATTCAAACGGTAAAATTATTTTAGGAAATTTACCAGAATACAAAAAGAGCTTTGAAGAAGTTTTAGAAAAGATTGGGATGGTGATTCAAAATGAACAATAA